One Flavobacterium sp. 90 DNA segment encodes these proteins:
- a CDS encoding glucose 1-dehydrogenase, protein MKNLENKVAIVTGGNSGIGYAAAADLVAKGAKVIVTGRNKEALAKAEKELNVTGIVADQSDLKSIDSLVEQVKAQFGKVDILFLNAGIAAFAPVDLASEDHYDSIMNVNVKGVYFTVQKVLPILNDGGSIIFNTSINAHVGMPNSSVYAASKAAVLSLNKVFATELAPRKIRVNAVSPGPVETPLYGKLGLEKEEVEGFGAVLGDKIPLKRFGQASEIAKTVSFLASDDASFITGAEIVIDGGLTVNAVV, encoded by the coding sequence ATGAAAAATTTAGAAAACAAAGTAGCAATTGTAACTGGTGGAAATAGTGGAATTGGTTACGCAGCTGCAGCTGATTTAGTAGCAAAAGGTGCAAAAGTAATTGTAACAGGAAGAAACAAAGAAGCTTTGGCTAAAGCCGAAAAAGAATTGAATGTAACCGGAATTGTTGCAGATCAATCAGATTTAAAATCTATTGATAGTTTAGTAGAACAAGTAAAAGCACAATTCGGGAAAGTTGATATTTTATTCTTAAACGCAGGAATTGCAGCTTTTGCTCCGGTAGATTTAGCTTCAGAAGATCATTACGATAGTATTATGAATGTGAATGTAAAAGGAGTTTATTTTACAGTTCAAAAAGTATTACCAATCTTAAATGATGGAGGTTCTATAATCTTCAATACTTCAATTAATGCTCATGTTGGTATGCCAAATTCTAGTGTTTATGCCGCAAGTAAAGCAGCAGTATTATCTTTAAACAAAGTATTTGCAACAGAATTAGCTCCAAGAAAAATTAGAGTAAACGCCGTTTCTCCCGGACCTGTTGAAACTCCGCTTTATGGAAAATTAGGTTTAGAAAAAGAAGAAGTAGAAGGTTTTGGAGCAGTTTTAGGAGACAAAATTCCATTGAAACGTTTTGGACAAGCTTCAGAAATTGCAAAAACAGTTAGTTTCCTTGCTTCAGATGACGCATCATTTATAACTGGAGCAGAAATTGTAATTGATGGTGGATTAACTGTTAATGCTGTAGTTTAA
- a CDS encoding GAF domain-containing protein: MDIHLYNESPFKTIISFHKLIESFEEIALSDVDYRANYAKAILEQIKPFPELRTGIKEYSTIKDNEALIKNLLADLFPTALTHNEIKAITIPFQNLSFNYTERFKKILSNAGSEFDMEIRDFDDHQFYINNCCLILGVYYKQKIDFNKPFFYDIPDENGVEKHYRILYNADFMEIIPTENSVHLTQEDIDLLMDNYGDIELWKSKFPKGSWTLKGFGIVSLFDATTESAISNLKSNLLKPDSKGGPTNEIVSSIFKSIFKIPDLKVGFIVYNPEEEKFIRPIKFDTQLQSFLLSKDQELDCKNAFFGCTFEKLLDNKEPLVISNVQKFIEEGANKKLGEHLLKQGVHSCVFAPVIKDGHLLGVVELVSPHARDLNTVNATKLELVLPYLTDTIDRYNTDMQHQIEAIIQREYTTIHPSVYWKFKKESQNYFQNINHTKDYIFKEIVFKNVYPLYGQIDIKSSSEHRNETVKRDLKNQLSAILEIFESLDPNTNLVLLEQRKFELESFREELDFPLKADTEQHIQRYIEEEIHPLLKNTKETEKSEKLEREYFESLDEKTGLFYKERKKFDNAMSIINKKLASVLDKKQIEAQQIYPHYYERFKTDGVEHNLYIGASIAPTKPFDIMYLHNLRLWQLQTLCEMELEHHQLKESLPYELDVTSLILVFSAPLSIRFRMDEKRFDVDGTYNARYEVVKKRIDKSNIKGTKDRITEKEKITIVYSQNSEEAEYLKYIKYLQHKKILEPAIEQFEVEDLQGVSGLRAIRVKVINNTANPAAKKITYQDLLDELN, encoded by the coding sequence ATGGATATTCATTTATACAACGAAAGTCCTTTCAAAACTATCATATCATTTCATAAGCTAATTGAATCATTTGAAGAAATTGCTTTATCAGATGTTGATTACAGAGCAAACTACGCCAAAGCCATACTGGAGCAAATAAAACCTTTTCCTGAATTAAGAACAGGTATTAAGGAATATTCTACTATTAAGGATAATGAAGCTTTAATTAAAAATCTATTGGCGGATTTGTTTCCTACTGCTTTAACGCACAATGAAATAAAAGCAATTACAATTCCTTTTCAGAATTTATCTTTCAATTATACAGAACGTTTCAAAAAGATTCTGAGCAATGCAGGATCTGAATTTGATATGGAAATTCGTGATTTTGACGATCACCAATTCTATATCAATAACTGTTGTTTAATTTTAGGCGTTTATTACAAACAAAAAATAGATTTCAACAAACCCTTTTTCTACGATATTCCGGATGAAAACGGTGTTGAAAAACATTATCGCATCTTGTACAATGCTGACTTCATGGAAATTATTCCAACAGAAAATTCGGTACATTTAACTCAGGAAGATATTGATTTGTTAATGGACAATTACGGCGATATTGAACTTTGGAAATCTAAATTCCCAAAAGGAAGCTGGACTTTGAAAGGTTTCGGAATTGTTTCTTTGTTTGATGCTACTACAGAAAGTGCCATTTCGAACTTAAAAAGTAATTTACTAAAACCGGATTCAAAAGGTGGTCCAACGAACGAAATTGTATCTAGCATTTTTAAATCTATTTTTAAAATTCCGGATTTAAAAGTTGGTTTCATTGTCTATAATCCTGAAGAAGAAAAATTCATCAGACCTATAAAATTTGATACTCAATTGCAAAGTTTTCTACTTTCAAAAGATCAGGAATTAGATTGTAAGAATGCTTTTTTTGGATGTACATTCGAAAAATTATTAGACAATAAAGAACCTTTGGTAATTTCTAATGTTCAAAAATTCATTGAAGAAGGAGCAAACAAGAAACTTGGAGAACATTTATTGAAACAAGGCGTTCACAGTTGCGTTTTTGCTCCGGTTATAAAAGACGGACATTTATTGGGCGTTGTAGAATTAGTTTCTCCGCACGCCAGAGATTTAAATACGGTAAACGCAACAAAACTCGAATTGGTTCTTCCGTATTTGACAGACACGATTGATCGCTACAATACTGATATGCAACATCAGATTGAAGCGATTATACAAAGAGAATACACGACGATTCACCCAAGTGTATATTGGAAATTTAAAAAAGAATCTCAAAATTATTTTCAGAACATAAATCATACGAAAGATTATATTTTTAAGGAAATTGTCTTCAAAAATGTATATCCGTTATATGGACAAATTGATATTAAAAGTTCGTCTGAACACAGAAACGAAACGGTTAAACGAGATCTTAAAAATCAATTATCTGCTATTTTAGAGATTTTTGAATCTCTGGATCCTAATACTAATTTGGTATTATTGGAACAAAGAAAGTTTGAATTGGAATCGTTTCGCGAGGAATTAGATTTTCCGCTTAAAGCTGATACTGAACAACATATTCAGCGTTATATCGAAGAAGAAATTCATCCGCTTTTGAAAAACACGAAAGAAACGGAGAAAAGCGAAAAACTGGAACGTGAGTATTTTGAAAGTCTGGACGAAAAAACGGGTTTGTTTTATAAGGAAAGAAAGAAGTTTGATAATGCAATGTCTATTATCAATAAAAAACTAGCTTCGGTTCTGGATAAAAAACAAATTGAGGCACAACAGATTTATCCGCATTATTACGAGCGTTTCAAAACTGATGGCGTTGAGCATAATCTCTATATTGGTGCGTCTATTGCGCCAACAAAACCGTTTGACATTATGTATTTGCACAATTTACGTTTGTGGCAATTGCAGACTTTATGCGAAATGGAACTGGAACATCATCAGCTAAAAGAATCTCTTCCGTATGAATTGGATGTGACTTCTTTGATTTTAGTTTTTAGTGCGCCGCTTTCTATTCGTTTTAGAATGGATGAAAAACGTTTTGATGTTGACGGAACTTACAATGCCAGATATGAAGTGGTAAAAAAACGTATCGATAAATCGAATATTAAAGGCACAAAAGATCGTATTACAGAGAAAGAAAAAATCACGATTGTGTATTCTCAAAATAGTGAAGAAGCAGAATATTTAAAATATATCAAATACTTGCAGCACAAGAAAATACTGGAACCTGCGATCGAACAATTTGAGGTTGAAGATCTTCAGGGAGTTTCTGGTTTGAGAGCGATTCGTGTAAAAGTTATCAATAATACGGCTAATCCGGCGGCGAAGAAAATTACCTATCAGGATTTACTAGATGAGCTCAACTAA
- a CDS encoding DinB family protein: MSESKRVSNLYQSIYNGNPWLEVTLADTLKDVTAAQAYKKVNPNLNTIWEIVNHLIQWRRNILRRVQGEIITTPDHNYFVPILDSSEPAWEQSLQSLAKSQELWSACLSDFNDADFEKIDQNNNHNFYEDIHGIIQHDVYHLGQIVILKKLL; the protein is encoded by the coding sequence ATGTCAGAAAGTAAAAGAGTTTCAAATTTATATCAATCCATTTACAATGGAAATCCGTGGCTTGAAGTTACTTTAGCAGATACTTTAAAAGATGTTACTGCAGCTCAGGCTTATAAAAAAGTCAATCCGAATTTAAATACTATTTGGGAAATTGTCAATCACCTAATTCAATGGAGAAGAAATATATTAAGACGTGTTCAGGGAGAAATCATTACAACTCCTGATCATAATTATTTTGTACCAATTTTAGATTCGTCTGAACCTGCATGGGAACAATCGCTGCAAAGTCTGGCAAAATCACAGGAATTATGGAGCGCTTGTCTGAGTGATTTTAATGATGCTGATTTTGAAAAAATAGACCAAAATAATAATCATAATTTTTATGAAGATATCCACGGAATCATTCAGCATGATGTTTATCATCTAGGACAGATTGTTATTTTGAAGAAGTTATTATAA
- a CDS encoding nucleoid-associated protein, giving the protein MINLFNTHIETLAIHRVGNKSRNEAIFLSEQPFNLNDEIVPLIKEYFFKPFREKEENYYQFAHEVDLDYNDMFKYATEIFNNPGNLQEVSKRITTHLFEQSNHPHIKNGEVYVTYLTNLSIDNNVVDAIGIFKSELQADFLQFEEKNSNLEMILQQGINLSKLDKGCLIFNYKKEEGYKILTVDSNRYDARYWLEHFLSVDAFEDENFITKKYLKFCQNFAKDVVLPAEDKKEEVMFMNRSVNYFAKNDQFEEQNFLNEVLDNPDLIPEFKNYKVDKGEKYSIEDVTSFPIANAAVSDARKSIKNVINLDTHIQIKMDFINPESAEKFVEKGWDEEKQMYYYLVYFNKEEKS; this is encoded by the coding sequence ATGATCAACCTTTTCAACACCCACATCGAGACGCTTGCGATACACCGCGTAGGAAATAAAAGCAGGAACGAAGCGATTTTTTTATCAGAACAACCATTTAATCTAAATGATGAAATTGTGCCTTTGATAAAAGAATACTTTTTTAAGCCTTTTAGAGAGAAAGAAGAAAACTATTATCAGTTTGCGCACGAAGTCGATTTGGATTATAACGACATGTTTAAATATGCTACTGAGATTTTTAATAATCCGGGCAATTTACAGGAGGTTTCAAAAAGAATCACGACACATTTATTCGAGCAATCAAATCATCCGCACATTAAAAACGGAGAGGTTTATGTAACTTATTTAACAAATCTAAGTATTGACAATAATGTTGTTGACGCAATCGGGATTTTTAAAAGTGAGTTACAAGCTGACTTTTTACAATTTGAAGAGAAAAACAGTAATCTTGAAATGATCTTGCAACAAGGTATCAACCTAAGCAAATTAGATAAAGGCTGTTTGATTTTTAACTACAAAAAAGAAGAAGGATACAAAATTCTAACTGTAGATAGCAACCGTTATGACGCGCGTTATTGGTTAGAGCACTTTTTATCAGTTGATGCTTTTGAAGATGAAAACTTCATCACTAAAAAATACTTGAAATTCTGTCAAAACTTTGCTAAAGATGTTGTTTTACCTGCAGAAGACAAAAAAGAAGAAGTAATGTTCATGAACCGTTCTGTGAATTATTTCGCTAAAAACGATCAGTTTGAAGAGCAAAATTTCCTGAATGAAGTATTAGACAATCCAGACTTAATTCCTGAATTCAAAAACTATAAAGTTGATAAAGGAGAAAAATACAGCATCGAAGATGTAACCTCATTCCCTATTGCCAACGCAGCAGTTTCTGACGCAAGAAAATCGATTAAAAACGTTATTAATCTAGATACTCATATTCAGATTAAAATGGATTTTATCAATCCTGAAAGCGCAGAAAAATTTGTTGAAAAAGGCTGGGATGAAGAAAAACAAATGTATTACTACTTAGTTTATTTCAATAAAGAAGAAAAAAGCTAA
- a CDS encoding YciI family protein: protein MKKSILLLAFLLISLLGFSQETEVKFDENLAKSLHADEYGMKKYVFCLLKSGTNTTASKEETKKLFEGHMANIGKLAKEGKLVVAGPFMKNDRNYRGIYIFNVETIEEAQALVATDPAIQAKLLEAELTPWYSSAALQETLKIHEKIAKTKM from the coding sequence ATGAAAAAATCAATACTATTACTCGCTTTTTTATTGATAAGTCTTCTAGGATTTTCTCAGGAAACTGAAGTGAAATTCGACGAAAATCTGGCAAAATCATTACACGCTGACGAATATGGAATGAAGAAATATGTGTTTTGTCTTTTGAAATCGGGAACAAATACAACGGCATCTAAAGAAGAAACTAAGAAATTATTTGAAGGTCATATGGCCAACATTGGAAAATTAGCCAAAGAAGGAAAACTTGTCGTGGCCGGACCTTTTATGAAAAATGACAGAAATTATAGAGGAATCTATATTTTTAATGTTGAAACTATTGAAGAAGCACAAGCTCTAGTTGCCACAGATCCTGCAATACAGGCGAAATTACTCGAAGCCGAATTAACACCTTGGTATTCATCTGCAGCTTTGCAGGAAACTTTAAAAATACATGAAAAAATTGCCAAGACTAAAATGTAA
- a CDS encoding VOC family protein, with amino-acid sequence MLTLNKVHHIAILCSDYQKSKTFYTEVLGLTIIREIYREERQSYKLDLALNGTYVVELFSFPNPPKRPSRPEAVGLRHLAFEVINLEETIAFLDTKNIESEPIRIDETTEKRFTFIADPDLLPIEFYER; translated from the coding sequence ATGCTTACTTTAAATAAAGTTCACCATATTGCCATTTTATGCTCCGATTATCAAAAATCTAAAACTTTCTATACAGAAGTTTTAGGTTTAACAATTATCAGAGAAATTTATCGCGAAGAACGTCAATCGTACAAACTTGATTTAGCATTAAACGGCACTTATGTAGTCGAATTATTCTCGTTTCCAAATCCGCCAAAAAGACCTTCAAGACCTGAAGCTGTTGGATTGCGTCATTTGGCTTTTGAAGTCATAAATTTAGAAGAAACTATCGCTTTTTTGGATACGAAAAACATCGAATCAGAACCTATAAGAATCGATGAAACCACTGAAAAACGATTCACTTTTATTGCCGATCCTGATTTGTTGCCAATAGAGTTTTATGAGAGATAG
- a CDS encoding FAD-dependent oxidoreductase has protein sequence MKKQLLIIGGGFAGFWSALSAIRQSRELQKENELEVTLVNMDEYLTIRPRLYEVSLEGLRVELKKYFKPLNIKFIIGKAEIIDPEQNLVTVATNHGSRILNYDYLILSSGSVLKAINIPGIENTFNVDTFNGAQRLEDHLSQLASKKFDGDGATTFVVAGSGLTGLEVVTVIKEKALKILREQDQKPIDFKVVLIEKADKVGNYYSAEAQDYVIKTLESKDVTIATGVSLAGVTSNGATLSDGTFIPSQTVISTVGLVASSLCNFFKGEKDKLGRLHVNKYLQLEEYDNVIAAGDVANIPIDDEGNNSLMACQFSMFLGKWAGHNAVNSLFSQPLKPYNYTDYVTCVDLGQEDGMLTTGWERTLAFSGIEGKNIKMEVTTKLIYPAEDVETALKDSFPEVPNVSQNAV, from the coding sequence ATGAAAAAACAATTATTAATTATCGGCGGAGGATTCGCAGGTTTTTGGAGTGCTTTAAGCGCTATTAGACAAAGTCGTGAATTACAAAAGGAAAATGAACTTGAGGTGACTTTAGTGAATATGGATGAATATCTAACGATTCGTCCAAGATTATATGAAGTTTCATTAGAAGGGTTAAGAGTTGAATTAAAAAAATATTTCAAGCCATTAAATATTAAATTCATCATTGGTAAAGCAGAAATTATCGATCCGGAACAAAATCTCGTAACGGTTGCGACAAATCATGGTTCAAGAATTTTGAACTACGATTACCTAATTTTATCTTCGGGAAGTGTTTTAAAAGCGATAAACATTCCGGGAATCGAAAACACTTTTAATGTCGACACATTCAATGGCGCTCAAAGACTTGAAGATCATTTATCGCAATTAGCAAGTAAAAAATTTGATGGCGATGGCGCTACAACTTTTGTCGTTGCCGGAAGCGGATTAACAGGCCTTGAAGTAGTGACTGTTATTAAAGAAAAAGCCTTGAAAATATTAAGGGAACAGGATCAGAAACCAATTGATTTTAAAGTAGTACTTATCGAAAAAGCTGATAAAGTAGGAAACTATTATTCAGCTGAAGCGCAGGATTACGTTATAAAAACATTAGAATCGAAAGACGTTACTATTGCAACAGGAGTTTCATTGGCTGGCGTGACTTCCAATGGAGCAACCCTAAGTGATGGTACATTTATTCCTTCGCAAACAGTTATTTCGACTGTTGGATTAGTTGCAAGTTCGCTTTGTAATTTCTTTAAAGGAGAAAAAGATAAACTGGGACGTCTTCATGTAAATAAATATCTTCAGTTAGAAGAATATGACAATGTAATCGCAGCTGGAGATGTTGCTAATATTCCTATTGATGATGAAGGTAATAATTCGCTTATGGCTTGTCAATTCTCCATGTTCTTAGGAAAATGGGCTGGACATAATGCTGTAAACAGCTTGTTTTCGCAACCTTTAAAACCTTACAATTACACAGATTATGTAACGTGTGTAGATTTAGGTCAGGAAGATGGTATGCTAACAACCGGATGGGAACGCACATTAGCTTTTAGCGGAATTGAAGGAAAGAATATAAAAATGGAAGTTACTACAAAGCTAATTTATCCTGCAGAAGACGTTGAAACTGCACTGAAAGATTCTTTTCCTGAGGTTCCAAATGTTAGCCAAAACGCTGTTTAA
- a CDS encoding chloride channel protein: MNKTAQIKKNHQFIKFRKLVIVSILIGFLSAFLGISLKKITEYYEEIFFHEVTVHPLLYILFPVFGLSVIYFLRHYLFKKKENKGIKEVFESTKSTSKNLPSYKIPSHFINGLITVAFGGSTGIEVSTVVASATIGSVAQQKENIFRQYKTELICAGVAAGVTALFSSPIAGVLFALEVISRKVTRAFIISNVIAVSIAFGLLSILKEEPLFTVSITTWHLKAIPYFILLGILAGMNSVYLTRCVLFFKSQFGKIDTHYYKILIGSVVLSVSLFVFPQLYGEGYHAIKGIFGNTSKIPLTLTLALTFIGILILKPIVTSVTLASGGDGGVFAPSLFIGAFLGLLLASVLNSFFHVNVIPVNFMIIGMAAVLSASIHAPFTAIFLVCGLTNDYTLFLPILVVCLISKYTAKMIYPYTVYSYSPSLIK, from the coding sequence ATGAACAAAACGGCGCAAATCAAAAAAAATCATCAATTTATCAAATTCCGAAAATTAGTTATTGTATCTATTTTAATTGGCTTCCTTTCTGCCTTTCTCGGAATTTCACTAAAAAAAATCACAGAATACTACGAAGAAATCTTTTTTCATGAAGTTACTGTACATCCATTATTGTATATTCTCTTCCCTGTTTTTGGATTATCTGTAATTTATTTTTTAAGACATTATCTTTTTAAGAAAAAAGAAAACAAAGGAATTAAAGAGGTTTTTGAAAGTACAAAATCGACTTCAAAAAATTTACCTTCTTATAAAATTCCATCTCACTTTATAAACGGATTAATAACGGTTGCTTTTGGAGGTTCTACCGGAATTGAGGTTTCTACCGTTGTAGCTTCTGCAACAATTGGTTCTGTAGCACAGCAAAAAGAAAACATCTTCAGACAATACAAAACCGAATTAATTTGTGCGGGAGTTGCTGCCGGGGTTACGGCTTTATTCAGCAGTCCAATTGCCGGAGTTTTGTTTGCTCTTGAAGTTATTTCTCGAAAAGTAACGCGAGCTTTTATTATTTCAAATGTAATCGCTGTTTCAATTGCCTTTGGTTTACTTTCTATTTTAAAAGAAGAACCATTGTTTACAGTATCTATTACAACCTGGCATTTAAAAGCAATTCCGTATTTTATTCTTTTAGGAATTTTAGCCGGAATGAACTCGGTTTACTTAACAAGATGTGTATTATTTTTCAAATCTCAATTCGGAAAAATTGACACTCATTATTACAAAATACTAATTGGTTCAGTAGTTTTGAGCGTTTCTTTATTCGTTTTTCCACAACTATACGGAGAAGGATATCACGCTATAAAAGGAATCTTTGGCAACACAAGTAAAATTCCGTTAACACTTACTTTAGCATTAACTTTTATTGGAATTTTGATTTTAAAACCAATTGTAACTTCGGTAACACTGGCTTCTGGGGGCGATGGCGGCGTTTTTGCTCCAAGTCTTTTTATTGGCGCATTTTTAGGTTTATTGCTGGCATCCGTTTTAAATAGCTTTTTCCATGTAAATGTAATTCCGGTTAATTTTATGATTATTGGAATGGCTGCAGTATTAAGTGCCAGTATTCATGCGCCTTTTACAGCCATATTCCTGGTTTGTGGACTAACAAATGATTACACTTTATTTTTACCAATTTTAGTAGTTTGTTTAATTTCTAAATATACCGCGAAAATGATTTATCCTTATACCGTATATAGTTATTCTCCAAGCTTAATTAAATAA
- a CDS encoding HPP family protein, protein MPTPKIKRSYRKTRYILYKETLIDSKEHFWSFIGSFVGIGILAYVQSIHFSGNDAVYLIGSFGASSVLVYGIIQSPFSQPRNLVGGHVISAFIGVTVHKLAPDIIWIAAPLAVSFAIIAMQITKTLHPPGGATALIAVIGTEKVKALGYLYVISPVLVGTLILLLTALIFNNMTSTRSYPSHSTYHKRYHKIRKRLIGR, encoded by the coding sequence ATGCCCACTCCTAAAATTAAAAGAAGCTACCGCAAAACACGATATATTCTTTATAAAGAAACTTTAATAGACTCTAAAGAACATTTTTGGTCGTTTATAGGTTCGTTTGTTGGAATTGGAATTCTCGCTTATGTACAGTCCATTCATTTTTCAGGAAATGACGCGGTGTATTTAATTGGTTCTTTTGGAGCTTCGAGTGTATTAGTTTATGGAATTATCCAAAGTCCGTTTTCGCAACCAAGAAATTTAGTTGGTGGACACGTAATTTCTGCTTTTATAGGGGTTACAGTTCATAAACTTGCACCGGATATTATATGGATCGCGGCGCCATTAGCAGTTTCGTTTGCTATAATTGCTATGCAAATCACAAAAACACTTCACCCGCCGGGAGGCGCAACGGCATTAATTGCGGTTATTGGCACAGAAAAAGTAAAAGCTCTAGGATATTTGTATGTGATATCACCGGTTTTAGTGGGGACTTTGATTTTACTTCTTACTGCTTTAATTTTTAATAATATGACTTCAACCAGAAGTTATCCTAGTCATAGTACTTATCATAAACGTTATCATAAGATTAGAAAAAGATTGATTGGGAGGTGA
- a CDS encoding sugar O-acetyltransferase, with protein sequence MMTEKEKMISGEYYVAGDPVLVKDRRKAKNLLHRLNVVEYRLTKKAKEILAELIPNVGKGFYIEPPFHCDYGYNITCGDNVYFNVNCVVLDCAPVNIGSNVFIAPNVQIYTASHPLDAELRKTLENAYPVTIGDDCWIGGNSVICPGVTIGKGCVIGAGSVVTKDIPDNSLAVGNPAKVIRKLNQEPESNS encoded by the coding sequence ATAATGACAGAAAAAGAAAAAATGATCTCAGGAGAATATTATGTTGCAGGAGATCCTGTTTTAGTAAAAGACCGCCGAAAAGCTAAAAATCTACTCCATCGTTTAAACGTTGTAGAATATCGTTTGACGAAAAAAGCAAAAGAAATTCTAGCCGAATTAATCCCAAATGTTGGTAAGGGTTTTTATATCGAACCTCCGTTTCATTGCGATTATGGTTATAACATAACTTGTGGTGATAATGTTTATTTTAATGTAAATTGTGTTGTTCTGGATTGTGCTCCTGTAAATATTGGCTCAAACGTATTTATTGCACCAAATGTTCAAATTTATACCGCTTCTCATCCGCTTGACGCCGAATTAAGAAAAACACTCGAGAATGCTTATCCGGTTACAATTGGCGACGATTGCTGGATTGGCGGAAATTCTGTAATTTGCCCCGGCGTAACGATAGGAAAAGGATGTGTTATTGGTGCCGGATCTGTGGTTACAAAAGACATTCCGGACAATTCATTAGCTGTTGGAAATCCAGCGAAAGTAATTAGAAAATTAAACCAAGAACCTGAATCAAATTCATAA
- a CDS encoding Rrf2 family transcriptional regulator produces MSTLGKNVEYAIHSLVYLIDNPKENKITVKDLANFQNISETYLAKAFTKLKKAGIVKSNIGVKGGYTLSKLPDEITFLDIVLAVEGEISFFECNNIRDNCVLVDKKNLPWKENNYCAIHLVMIEAENKIKETLKEKNLQWVYDTIRKQYGQEMIDKTQDWFKLNVFDSK; encoded by the coding sequence ATGTCAACTTTAGGAAAAAATGTAGAATATGCGATACATTCTTTGGTGTATTTGATTGACAATCCAAAAGAAAATAAAATAACTGTAAAGGATTTGGCGAATTTTCAGAATATATCCGAAACTTATCTAGCCAAAGCTTTTACTAAATTAAAAAAAGCAGGAATTGTGAAATCAAATATTGGAGTAAAAGGTGGATATACACTTTCCAAATTACCTGATGAAATCACATTTTTAGATATTGTTCTTGCTGTTGAAGGAGAAATTTCGTTTTTTGAATGCAACAACATCAGAGACAACTGTGTATTGGTAGATAAAAAAAATCTTCCCTGGAAAGAAAACAATTATTGCGCCATACATTTGGTAATGATCGAGGCGGAAAACAAGATAAAAGAGACTTTAAAAGAGAAAAATCTTCAATGGGTTTATGATACTATTCGTAAACAATATGGACAAGAAATGATTGATAAAACCCAAGATTGGTTTAAATTAAATGTTTTTGACAGTAAATAA
- a CDS encoding four helix bundle protein: protein MSDFRKLLIWQKSMSLITKIYFSTNKFPKEEIFGLTSQIRRSSVSISSNIAEGSGRESDKDFLRFLNISVGSLFEMQTQLEIAKNITYLNEQEFNNLYEDSREVERMLVSFIKKIKDRN from the coding sequence ATGAGTGATTTTCGAAAACTTTTAATCTGGCAGAAATCAATGAGCTTGATTACTAAAATCTATTTTTCAACAAACAAATTTCCAAAAGAAGAAATCTTCGGATTAACGTCACAGATAAGACGTAGTTCCGTTTCAATTTCAAGCAATATTGCTGAAGGTTCCGGACGAGAAAGTGACAAAGATTTTTTACGCTTTTTAAATATTTCAGTAGGTTCTTTATTTGAAATGCAGACTCAATTAGAAATTGCAAAAAATATAACCTATCTTAACGAACAAGAATTTAATAATTTATATGAGGACAGTCGAGAAGTAGAGAGAATGTTAGTTTCATTTATAAAGAAAATTAAAGATAGAAACTAA
- a CDS encoding TetR/AcrR family transcriptional regulator: MARTKEFNEDQALDKAIEIFWHKGYNGTSAQDLVTHLGLSRSSLYDTFGDKQKLFAQSLQRYQKNAQDQIVKLFDESENIKETLRDIFKQAVIESLEDRITKGCFMVNSSVELAMHDEEIAKIVKNNSQIMEEVFTKAVQKGQESGHISKTLDAKVLARFIFNNYSGIRVLARTGERDKQVYDDIVKAMFSVL; encoded by the coding sequence ATGGCTAGAACGAAAGAATTTAATGAAGATCAGGCTTTGGATAAAGCAATAGAAATTTTTTGGCATAAAGGTTATAACGGAACTTCGGCTCAGGATTTAGTAACACATTTAGGTTTAAGCCGTTCGAGTTTGTATGATACTTTTGGCGATAAGCAGAAACTTTTTGCTCAGTCTTTACAACGTTATCAGAAAAATGCCCAGGATCAAATCGTAAAACTTTTTGATGAATCGGAAAATATAAAAGAGACTTTGCGTGATATTTTTAAACAAGCTGTTATAGAAAGCCTTGAAGATCGAATTACAAAAGGATGTTTTATGGTAAATTCTTCGGTGGAATTGGCAATGCATGATGAAGAAATTGCCAAAATTGTAAAAAATAACAGCCAGATAATGGAAGAAGTTTTTACAAAAGCCGTTCAGAAAGGGCAGGAGTCAGGTCATATTTCAAAAACGCTTGATGCGAAAGTTTTAGCACGATTTATTTTTAATAATTACTCCGGAATCAGAGTTTTGGCAAGAACCGGAGAAAGAGACAAACAAGTCTACGATGATATTGTAAAAGCAATGTTTTCAGTACTCTAA